The following coding sequences are from one Oncorhynchus clarkii lewisi isolate Uvic-CL-2024 chromosome 20, UVic_Ocla_1.0, whole genome shotgun sequence window:
- the LOC139376077 gene encoding calcyclin-binding protein, protein MDLSEQINQLETDLQEIASLLEKSERTRVQDVLKLEQKKIEKEISVKRHQKEQLAKREADPTSASKAYTVKINNYGWDQSENFVKIYITLNGVHKISPENVKVTFTERSFVLLVNDLDGKNHQMTINNLLNPVNVQDSSKKIKTDMVLVMCKKKTTKKWECLTQVQKQIKEKDKPSVNPEENADPSDGLMSMLKKMYSDGDDEMKRTINKAWSESQDKKAKGEGDINNMGMF, encoded by the exons GAGAAGTCTGAGAGAACACGTGTTCAGGATGTCCTCAAACTGGAACAGAAGAAGATTGAGAAGGAGATATCAGTGAAGCGACATCAGAAAGAGCAGCTGGCAAAAAGGGAGGCAGATCCAACCTCTGCCTCAAAAGCATACACAGTCAAAATAAACAACTATG GGTGGGACCAATCAGAAAATTTTGTCAAAATCTACATCACCCTCAATGGCGTACACAAGATTTCACCAGAAAATGTGAAGGTCACTTTCACAGAGAG GTCTTTCGTTCTACTTGTGAACGATTTGGATGGGAAGAACCATCAAATGACAATCAACAATCTTCTTAATCCTGTTAATGTTCAGGACAGCTCTAAAAAG ATTAAAACAGATATGGTCCTGGTAATGTGTAAGAAGAAGACTACCAAGAAGTGGGAATGCTTAACACAGGTGCAGAAACAGATCAAAGAAAAAGA TAAGCCCAGTGTAAACCCAGAAGAGAATGCTGATCCTAGCGATGGACTAATGAGCATGCTGAAAAAGATGTACTCTGATGGGGACGATGAGATGAAGCGCACCATCAACAAGGCCTGGTCTGAGTCCCAGGACAAGAAAGCCAAAGGAGAGGGAGACATTAACAACATGGGCATGTTTTGA